The nucleotide window GTACAATTACCCCTATGCAAATGAGTCACTGCCCCTGGTGTGTATGTTGCTCTATTGTTGTTGGTGACCATCGAAAGAAATGTTCTAATAATAGATTTTATTGCAGACAGAAAGACACCCATTTTGTAATCCCTGACTGTAGGGAGGATGTGAACTGGTGCACCACCCTCTGATGCGGTGATATTCTGTAAACCTCACACAGCACTTCTGAGGAAGGTCAGCAGAATGCCAACACAGAGCGCTGTGCAGCATGCTGTCTTCTATAAATAGAGTGAACATATAaagctctgtgtcagtggggagaCAAGCAGGGACATATGGACAACTGAAGCACAGAGGACACCAGCAGCTGAGTGCCAGGTGTATTAAAGCTATTTACATGTGCATCATTCTCTCTTCCTTACCTACCTCTCTGCAGTGTACGGTATTCCTACATCTTCCATTCAGGCCACATGTTTGAACGGCTGCAGAAACGTTGCTAAATGTTACTGCCTGTAGGGCTGGTTGAACTTTATAAAAAGGTAATCAGGTGATGCTTCTGAAAACACAAGTCTACACACCCTAATATTAAGGAGAGAAGTTCTGACTGTAACTAACACTTGTATGAACACATATGCTCTCATGGTGGATTTGTCTTTACATGACAGAAAtggaacatgtgtattaccaaTAACGTTGCTTAGTGTAATGGTAATTGGTTACATTTGAATGAATGTTAAAGCATAGCAAATGTTCACCATCTGTACACAAGTAAACCATGGCTCTCGTGCGCTAAACCAAACATCGTCTCCTGCAGTGTGATGAGTGTGCTGTGATACAGGCAAACAGAGCGCTCTGTGTCTCAGCTGGGTCAGGTGACACCTCTCAGGTCTCCCCTGTGACTCAGggcgcaacacacacacacacacacacacacacacacacacacacacacacacacacacacacacacacacacacacacacacacacacacacacacacatcaattcCCCTAACGTTGCACCAAGCCTCCGTAGCCAAGGTTCAACGAGAAGTGTCCCTGCAGCAACATCAGCAGAGCACAGGCTGCTGTACGAGagcctcacaacaacaacaacaacaacaacaacaacaatgaagGGATGGCATCAATAACAGCCTTGGAGAACATGGGTGTTCCTGTGTAATGCATGTTCAGGGACAGGTGTATCGATGTAACACGTGTGCACGTGTGAGAACAGGGGCTGCATCTGATGTATGCCTCACGCTGTGGAAGCTGGGCTCTCACCTGATGTGGGAGTGAGATGATAAACAACAGGAAGCATGCACATTTATGCTTTAGGATTTAGGGTTTGTTGTGTGGTTCTGGTCCTTAGTCATACCTTTCCATTCACTGTTGAGCCACTGGTAATATCACTTTTAAAATACTAACTATCATAGTATCCAAACTAATTGAGTCTGTAGCATGCTAGCGTCTCTGAAAGGCTATCTGTATTCTGCCTTTCAGACGACCTGttagctagcatgctaacatgatGCTAATCAGCATCATGttagctagcatgctaacatgatGCTGATTAGCATCATGttagctagcatgctaacatgatGCTGATTAGCACTTAACACAGAACTACAGCGTCGATGCAAATGGCATTGCTTTGGCAGGTGTTTGGTCATCAACCAAAGCATTGGACAAATGAAGATGCCAACCTGAAACATATGCATTTCATGTTGTATACATTTCATATTTTGTTCATCTAAAGTTTCAACAGTATATCAATAAAGACAGCTGACATTTACAAACTATAAAAGACGTTCAATCAAGATTTAAATGCTTAACCTTAGCATCTTATTTTCATTTAACTATATAATTGGTAAATTGGATCAATCGAAACTTTGTGCACTTTCAGGCGTTAACATTTAAGCTGTTGTACCTATACTGTATAAAGCAAGCTGCTGGGGACAGCGACGTGTCTGCTGGGGACAGCGACGTGTCTGCTGGGGACAGCGACGTGTCTGCTGGGGACAGAGACGTGTCTGCTGGGGACAGCGACGTGTCTGCTGGGGACAGAGACGTGTCTGCTGGGGACAGCGACGTGTCTGCTGGGGACAGAGACGTGTCTGCTGGGGACAGCGACGTGTCTGCTGGGGACAGAGACGTGTCTGCTGGGGACAGAGACGTGTCTGCTGGGGACAGCGACGTGTCTGCTGGGGACAGAGCGGAGGGGAAATCACACAGTGATGACATAACTGGACTGAAGTCCATTTAATGCTGTGCTGGGCCAAGAGGCACAATGTAAAGACAGGTTGCACAACAATGTCCAAggccaaggggggggggggggtgtgagtgagagagagagagagagagagagagagagagagaggcagattgTGAGGCACAGTGTGACACAGCGGCCTGTACTGTAACATTGCTGTTCTTCATGGACATACAGTACGACTGTAACAATAACGCCTGTGTCTCCGAGGCCAGTGTGTACTTGGTGCTTACAGCATTTAAAAGTGAGTCTTCTGAATGGATATCATGTCGCAGTTACTGTAACACGCATACAGTCGCATTACTGTGCAACCGTGAAAGTTCActtaagcacacacacacacacacacacacacacagacacacagacagacacacacacacacacacacacacacacacacacacacacacacacacacacacacacacacacacacacacacacacacacacacacacacacacacacacacacacacacagaggtaaaGAGCATTCCTTTCCATTGGCCGGGATTCTGCGATCTCTCTGTAtgcaaacatttaaaacaaatgtttgtcTCACATTGTAAAACAATGTTGTAGATAGGTTCTCTTGGTTATTCTAAAACCTCATCGGGTGCCTGCAGGTTTCCTTACAGTACTGTCCATTAATCATTCATCACCATGGATAGATTGGTAGATAGATGTTCTGACTACCAGTGCACTTCCTGTGTCCGTCTACAGCACAGGGCTGTTCACCCACCCGCTGCTGCACAGAGGGAGATGGTTTGCTTTTCCATTTCCTATAAGTTTACTGATAATAATTGCGTACATGTTGCACCTCGAGGGTCCCACATACCAAGGGTGAACGGATGAACTGTTCAGAGATTGTTTATTTTCTCTTGTTCCTTTGCAAATAATTCTCACGGTGTTCTTATTTATTGAATTTctttgtgcacacatttattCGGAACATTTTTAACAAATGATACCAGGGACTACATTGGCTATTGGTGATGTGTCCTCAGTGTCCTCAGCATAAAGGGCGTCTATGCTGGTCAGAGTTCAGCAAGAACTGCCGTTTTAACTGGACAAAGTATCTTATATAATTCATTTATATCCAGAATCAAATCTGAAGACATTTCCTGTAaattaactgtaatcagatatAATAAATCAGATTACATCGGTTACGTAAGAGGCAGAGCTCTCAATTGAAGCAACACATGCATACTGGACCCTTCACTCTTACAGCATGTCACACAACTCAAATGAACTGGTTTATTTTCGGGGAGCAGAAAATCCCAGCAGTTTCTCTGCCAGAGAGCTGGTCTGGAACATGTCAGATAGCAACCCGCTGTGTGTTCAGAATGGGTTTCTGCATTCTCTGCTTGTCAGTGGAAACACGAGGCTCTACTGTATAAGAGGATCATTTTTTTAATCCATCAAAATCCATTGGCCTCTTTACAGTGGACTGTCTGCTACCAAGAGTTCTATGTAGGTGCTTTAAATTAGCGAAACAGACAAACTCATTTCAGTTGAAGACGCAGCCTTTTCTGGAACATTCCTTGTGCCAATTCTCTTGATAATTCTTTACGTAATTTCTTCTTTGTCTGTCTTTTATTAAAGGCGTCACATAATGGTAAAGAAATACTGCTGACAAGATGAAGAATAGCCTTTGTCTTTACAGCAAGGAAAGGAAACAGAAACAAAGACCTCAGCTGCTGTCTGAAGCGTGTGACTTTCTCAAATGCAAGAAGTGGCCTTTAAGCACACTGCAGTGAGTCGGTGGCAAGATGAAGGCCAGGACGTGTGATTAGAATGCTGCACCGATGCAGGCTAGAAAAGAAACAGTTAACAGCGGTTGGCAGAAAAGAACTATAGTTGCCTTTAGCGTTTCCTTCAGTGAGAGAAAGAGTCTTTGTGCTCTCTGTGGATCAAGCAAAGGAAAAGGGCTGAGGGAACAGGACTCAGTAACTGACCCGCTGCAAACCAGTACAATGAAGCTGGCTTTGAATAGACAGAGAACATGGCTCCCTGATCaaagtggggaagttcatgagatctttctagagggtcatcaagaataacttgtatccaatgacctttgacctctctgtctgtgtctgtgtattctcttgttccgattaacccagccacatcttttttcttgttttgtatctatatctacgccggggtccggagtcgaggctgatcctcttgctgtagtcctgtgccctggatcctctatcctgagttctggattaagtcgtggacttcgggtcgtggctgaacctgtctctgcggtcctgccttgggtctcgtcatgctgcttccctgatggcttccacaggattgtagctgacatcctcgtggattcatcttcttattacagacacatgcatttcctaacattcggtctctatgctgtaaaatgtattctctcttcgatttacacacggcatctattgcacgtctgtccgtcctgggagagggatccctcctctgttgctctccctgaggtttctcccatttgttccccttaaactgggttttctctggaagtttctccttgtacgatgtgagggtctgaggacagagggtctaaggacagagggtctaaggacagagggtctaaggatagagggtctgaggacagagggtctaaggacagagggtctaaggacagagggtctaaggatagagggtgtggtttttctcatactgatattctgaacaatctgtgctgttgtatttgctgtaaagtgtctctactgtaggctatttttattatatgtacagcactttggctccaccaaacatcgtttataaatgtgctatataaataaaacttgacttgatttgatttgaaagtcACTTCCTGCTACAGAGTCTGTATACAGTACACTGGCTAAATAAAACCTACACATAACTACTGTAAAAACAGCCCAAATCAGACAAGATATGACACCTATTTAATACatttcttatatatatatatatatatagaaatgtATTAAATAGCTACCTATAAATAGAATGCACATTTTTTGATTCTCAGAGTTTTTTGTCATATTTATATGACTTACTTTTTGGTAAAATTAGATTTCTTTTTATGTTACTTAATTATTTAAAGGTTTTTCTTCAAATGTATTAAGAACTtttattaaaaaatgttttaaatatttccttttttaaactaaattcaACGTGTTGTGTTTCTGCATGAACCTTTATATACTGAGAACAAAGTAAACCAATCGTAATTGTTCTCATCCATATTGTGttgagagatttaaagcaaATTGTAGTTAAAaactaacaacaataaacatttGTGTCCGATGTTTTGTGTGACAGTGGAACACATACACTTAAAATATCCATCAACTCTCTAAATATTTTATTCATATAAttagatattatatataattattGATTCAAACAAAATGGACCAGATCAAAAGAAGGTCATGCCTTGTGTTTTTAAACTGCAGTGATGGTCTTGTGTGATTATGTGTAATAATgactaaataataatacaaatcatatcaaaaaggtgtgtgtgtgtgtgtgtgtgtgtgtgtgtgtgtgtgtgtgtgtgtgtgtgtgtgtgtgtgtgtgtgtgtgtgtgtgtgtgtgtgtgtgtgtgtgtgtgtgtgtgtgtgtgtgtgtgtgtgtgtgtgtgtgtgtgtgtgtgtgtgtgtgtgtgtgtgtgtgtgtgtgtgtttgtagagAGAAATGTAAATAGTGAGATTAGGACTCAGTTGTGGAAAGACAAAGAAACATGCACTGAATCTAGATCACAGCAGAAATATAAAGAAACAAACCAGCGTTAAGTGTGACACGGATCACAGACAGTATATCATCTCACTCAAAGCAACAGGCTTCCCTGAACCATAATGCAACCAATCACAGCCTCAGGAAACATGCGTTCAGTCACAGTGACGTGCATGACTGGATCTTCATCCATCCACCAGCCGCCATCGCCCTCTGAACGTTGCATGGCAGCACAGAGAGGACCCTCGAGGACCTGCACACGGATCCACCCTGACCTCTCCATTCCACTGAACCACCTTCGAGGTAATGATCTGCAGTCTGTGGTAATGACTGCCACTTCCTGTGTGCACGTTCAAGAGGAAGCTTTCAATGTGTCTGTAACAACTGTTTCCTAAGATCAAGTGATACATGAGTTCACCCAACCTCAGGGAAGTCTGAAAATGATTCAGGTAAACTGGGTCATGCACTAAAACCATAGATCTTTGGGGAATGTTTGCTTTGTTTCAGGAAAACAATCTGCACTTTGAGGACTTGCTGCGTAACCATGTGCATTATATCTGCTCATTTCAAAGGAATTGTATAACTTCAGTTACTTAATCAGAATATATTATAATGATATGGGAATTATAGTATGATTCATGCATTACCTTAAGTAATGATAAAATAATTATTGCTAAATAATGTTTTCTGAGAGACGTGTAACCATAATTAAAGAGTGCTTTACTTTGTGAATGCACTGCAAGTGTGTTTGAAATGCGTCATATATAAGGGCGTCGTAGAAAGGTGTTGCAGCCGTACATTAACATTattaattatacatttcaaagtgTTAATGAATTTAAACATTGTGGAGGGTGTTGCAGTTTTTCTCTTACTGCAGTGGGTCCACATAAAATATTACTAGTACTAAAGTGGGTTTCTCTTCTATTTTTGTAATAGTATGTTGTGAACACTCTCCCCTGACAGCAGAAGGATTGATGGAGAGAGGCATTTATATCATGCAGAAAGATAACGACCTGTTTGGATGATTTCTATTTTTccctactttatacttctccaCATGTTGGAAGCCAATATTATAGCcttctttttactccactacattatcTGACCgacagctttagttactttacagattattAGCTATTACAAAATATTAATAAGATATGAATTATAGGCTATATTATAATATAAGGCATCAAGCAGCAACATACTGAGTCATTTAAATTATTACCACAACTTTACAGGCTGTGTTAGACACAACaatgcatcaataatcataatccagttattataatatatgattccGAAATGGTGTCATTCGtatagtacttttacttttaggtACTTATATttagatgccaatacttttgtacttgcaCCTAATGCTGCGCTCACACCAgacgcgatgcgatgtttggggCGGCTCGATTACATGTCAAGTCAATGCAGAGATGCGGACAGACGCGAATtcgctccggtgtgaacgcagcataagtAAGATTTTGAttacaggacttttacttggagTTTTTTTCATATTTAGTTTTGCTAAGTATCTCTTCCACCTCTGGGTGTGTACAGTATAACACATGTTGACCCTGCTGTGACCCTGGACAGACTGACAGGGTGACTCACGTGTAGGAGCTGTCCCCGGTGATCTCCTCTCGGATCTGCCTGTTCACAGCATCCACCGGCCTCCCCCGGCCCTCCCCATCCCCCTTCAGGACCACAGTCTTCTGCCCCTCGGGTTTCTTCTGCCCCTCCGGTTTCTTCTGCCCCTCCGTTTTCTTCTGCCCCTCCGGTTTGCTGGCCTTCTTCTTGGTCTCCAGCAGACACCAAGAGTCCTTCTCCTGCAGCTGGTCGGCGATAGCGCTCTTCTCCACCCCGCTGTCCGCCTGTTTGGAGTGCCGGGGCCTGTCCGGAGCGCGCTCCCCGGCGGCGGGCTTAGGTATCCAGGGGTGGTCGGACTTTTTGGGGATCGGCCAGGGTTTGTAGTCCTTCTGGTACTGGGTCACGCTGTTGAACGGTGTTTCCGGCTCGTGGTACTCGTTCTTGGGTTTACAGCTCGGTTCGGGTCGCACGTTCCAGTGCTTAAAGTCCTCGCGCATTACCGAGCTGCACACGCGCTCCTCGGACACGCACCTCCGCGGGGGGCGCGCGGCTGGCTTGGTGCGAGGTGTTGTGCGAGACGGCTGCGTATCTATGGTGACCCGGGCCTGGTGCGCGTGCAGCGGCGGCTGCAGCTGGATGTGCTGCAGCTCCGATGCGTCCGTGTACTTGGTGAACACCAGAGGCACCGCAATGTCAGCCTTATCCAGCTGGTTCCAGAAGCGGGCCATGCAGCACGCCCTGCTGATACAGGGCCACGCCATGGTGGGCTACGGAGCTCCACTACAATGCACTGTGCAGGGGCCAAACAGAAGAAAATATGTCTCCTGAGCTGAGAGAAACGAGATGTCCCTGCGTCAGGCTGCAAGGAGGCCAGCGACACCTTTTGACGTCAGATGAGGTTAATCAGTAAATCCATTTTGCATCTAAAATAGACAGATTTATTTTGCTACAAAAACAACCGTTGCCTAGTGCCGTGTTCTCCGCTGCTGTCGGTCCCTCTCTGTCTGCTACATCACTCCCTGGCAGGACTGCAACGGAAAACAGCCCCGCCCTCATCCTCAGCATCCACAGACACAGGAGGATCCGCGGAGGAAAATGAGTCCATCAGCGAGAATAACAAATAACTTCCGGTTTAACCCCCATTGTAAAGACTTTAATAACGCTCTTTTTAAATGATCTTATTATAAATAGCACACAACAAGAtagcattataatatatattggCTATATGTCATTATATTCTATGCACATTCTCTTCACGTCGCATATGTGAAGGCATTGACgcgtgcttttattttgaaattgggCCATTCATTTCCGCTATAACGCTGCTAAACATGGTGAGCTTGACGTAAATTAGGTGTTTTTTCCTTCGCTCACTGCGTATCGTTTCGCCATCACTTTTCTACTGTTTCTCTGAACGTGTGGATATGTATAACATTAGATACAACTAGAATTAGAAAATCAGTGGTCAGAAAAGAGGAGAATATATCTGCCTGATAAAATAAATatcatgaaaataaataaatgtatagcTCAGGAGGAAATATAAAATAACACCAAGAACAAATACATATTAGATGAATCTGTAGTAATAAGGAAAACTTTGCCATTTATTTTTTAAGTATAGTACTACATGGAAGTATAAAGTATAGTACTCGTATTTCCATCATGTGTATAAAGACAATAAAAGCCATAAAAAGGGCCACATGTTAAATGTTATCTACTGACTCGTGCACAATTGCCTTTGTGACAAAGACATTGCTTGCAGGCAGCAACACATGAATAATGCCGAGTCATTACACACCCTGACGGCCTGTTTCACAGGGGACTGCATTTCTACGACATCTGACAGACAAGCACATGGGCTTCATAATGAAGTCTGACAGCTGATTCTTTTGAAACAATAATGATGTTACACATGTTTCCTTCAAGTTTAATGCATTTGTTCCATTGGTGCGGGTGAAACATTAACTCACTGACTGATAAGGTTACAAGGTTCATTTATTATCATTCTGCAACGCAGCTGTGCACAAAATGTGTGAGGTGCATCCTCTTTAACGCAAGAAGAAAAACATGGAGGGTGATCTGAACAGACTTACAGCCTGAGAGAAGCTGCTGTCTGGTGGGACGTACAGATGGATTACTGAACAGGACATATGATGCACCAAACCAGGAAGAAACACACAAATAGCAACAAAAATCACAGCGCAACTACAAAGAGATGCAAAGCAACTGCTAGAATACACACAATAGCTTGAAAAGGGGAAAAACAGCCGCAAAGAGAAACAAAATGACAACAAAGACAAAAAGTGAGCAGAAGGAGACCATAATAAACACAAAAAGAGACACACAACATGAGTGAACAGACACACAAAAAGACTCCAAAATGAAACTAAATTACCACAAATTAACTAAATAAGACACAAAAATACGAGAAGAACACAAAGAAACACacaattatttacaaaaaatgaaatacaaaatgACCACGAAGAGACAATACTAAAAGAAAAAACATGATAGTAAAGAGACATAACATCAAATGGCCAAAATGATAAATACATCAAATTAGTAAAAAGAAGTACAAAAATAAGCATAAGAATTCAACAAGACAGACACGCCCACAAAGACACaaaacatcaaaataaaacaaaatgacACAAAGCAACAACAGGGACAAATATAACACTAAGACacacaaaataataaatgcataatggctacaaagagacacaacatgacCATATGACTGCGCGAGCACAAAGAGCCCAAACACAAAGTAGTTCTGAGAagataaacaatacaaataattcaCACAGCTCAAGTGTGTGTGTCCGGTTCTTATAGATGCTGGGCCGTTTGCATGTCTGCTCCAAGGACCCATTGTCTCATTATCAGCCTGCGGTGCTGTGACAGTGAACACGTCTGTGTCTCTGGTCAGAGGGCAGCAGGGGAGCTGCGGGGGTGCATGTCGTCTCAGTAGATGAGAACCAATGATGTTCTGGACTGTTTGAATCACACACTACAGAGATCAAGTGTTCGGGGTTATTAAGGTAGATCATCTGCTAATACATATTAGGATGCAATCAAAGGGCAAATCGTAATGGATTAACATACATCTGTTTATTGCCCCAATAAACACCTCCACATCTCCTGTGAGCTTTTTCCTTATTCCTATTCATCACAGAATAGGAATAGTAGCACTGAACAGATTGCAACAGCTGCATCTGGGTATTTCTAAGTATGGATTCGGGTCAAAGGTCAAGCATAACCTTTCACCCACAGTGTCATGCACACACCACGTATAGGCCTGGTTTAGGAGCTTTCCAAATCTACAAGAACACTAactaaaacacatttaaaataattcACAATGAGGTTATGTGAGCGGCCTTGTCTTTGTGGCTATCTGTTAGCATGAGGTGCATCTGGCTATCTGTTAGCACGAGGTGCATCTGGCTAT belongs to Pseudochaenichthys georgianus chromosome 14, fPseGeo1.2, whole genome shotgun sequence and includes:
- the map6a gene encoding LOW QUALITY PROTEIN: microtubule-associated protein 6 homolog (The sequence of the model RefSeq protein was modified relative to this genomic sequence to represent the inferred CDS: inserted 2 bases in 1 codon); translation: MAWPCISRACCMARFWNQLDKADIAVPLVFTKYTDASELQHIQLQPPLHAHQARVTIDTQPSRTTPRTKPAARPPRRCVSEERVCSSVMREDFKHWNVRPEPSCKPKNEYHEPETPFNSVTQYQKDYKPWPIPKKSDHPWIPKPAAGERAPDRPRHSKQADSGVEKSAIADQLQEKDSWCLLETKKKASKPEGQKKTEGQKKPEGQKKPEGQKTVVLKGDGEGRGRPVDAVNRQIREEITGDSSYTSEYKAYRDVKPTKMIRARSQYLPPDEKSSLETSYSATYKGQAPLRLDNKDHKALDRRRIRSLYSEPYMDPITQVDRYSALRTKPKRPGXAPRGKPGKKAKDKQSAALRGSKKTTSESLPESRPAAGDKEKSKEMNNKLAEAKEVVLKQYHYVQLCQPIRDIGWVQTLKQHLWGCALPDPRDAKHEVLGPSHHHSQGAAGGEPAPPLESPEPRRSSAVVRFDLDVKQPE